The Sphingosinicella humi genome has a window encoding:
- the clpP gene encoding ATP-dependent Clp endopeptidase proteolytic subunit ClpP → MDHADIVNALVPIVIEQSNRGERSFDIYSRLLRERIVFVTGPVEDHMATLITAQLLYLESENPKKDIFMYINSPGGVVTAGMAIHDTMQYIRPRVGTVCIGQAASMGAFLLCAGEPGMRVALNNARIMIHQPSGGAQGMATDIEIQAKEILRIRHRMNELMAQYTGQPIEEIEKNVERDKFFSAGEAKEFGLVDEVFDKRPAPAEEDAAKNAA, encoded by the coding sequence ATGGACCACGCCGATATCGTCAACGCCCTCGTTCCCATCGTCATCGAGCAGTCGAACCGGGGCGAGCGTAGCTTCGACATTTACTCCCGCCTGCTGCGCGAGCGGATCGTGTTCGTGACGGGCCCGGTCGAGGACCATATGGCGACCCTCATCACCGCACAGCTCCTGTATCTGGAGAGCGAGAATCCGAAGAAGGACATCTTCATGTACATCAACTCGCCGGGCGGGGTGGTGACGGCGGGCATGGCGATCCACGACACCATGCAATATATCCGCCCGCGGGTCGGCACGGTGTGCATCGGTCAGGCCGCCTCGATGGGCGCCTTCCTGCTGTGCGCCGGCGAGCCGGGGATGCGGGTGGCATTGAACAATGCCCGGATCATGATCCACCAGCCCTCCGGCGGCGCCCAGGGCATGGCCACCGACATCGAGATCCAGGCCAAGGAGATCCTGCGCATCCGGCACCGGATGAACGAGCTGATGGCGCAATATACCGGCCAGCCGATCGAGGAGATCGAAAAGAACGTCGAGCGCGACAAGTTCTTCTCGGCCGGCGAGGCGAAGGAATTCGGCCTGGTGGACGAGGTTTTCGACAAACGGCCGGCGCCGGCGGAAGAGGATGCGGCGAAAAACGCGGCTTAG